A window from Mesorhizobium sp. WSM2240 encodes these proteins:
- a CDS encoding LysR family transcriptional regulator has protein sequence MKNIDWNDLRIFVRVARGGGLSAAAAELGSSPATVGRRMLALEQVLARPLFVRRQTGYELTEHGRALLAKALAVEASARPIEEWLEADDNRATVRISAGTWTANFFAENFARLWTPSDPFRIAFKTTEAKLDIAHREVEIGVRNRQPDSPNLAARRTVEVAQAPFRARNRPGAQRDDWVAITPEDRATRSANWVAAQPGIDIAAWANTPRTLHDLIRAGVGTGVLPCFAGDRDPLLERAGGTIEELREGQWIVMHNDDRHRREVRTVIDRIVALVTAHSALFAGERPFGEG, from the coding sequence ATGAAAAACATCGACTGGAACGATCTTCGGATTTTCGTTCGCGTGGCACGCGGCGGCGGGCTGTCGGCGGCCGCCGCCGAACTCGGCTCCAGCCCCGCCACGGTCGGGCGGCGCATGCTGGCGCTTGAACAGGTTTTGGCCCGGCCGCTCTTCGTGCGGCGCCAGACCGGTTACGAACTGACCGAGCATGGCCGTGCGCTGCTCGCCAAGGCGCTTGCCGTCGAGGCGAGCGCCAGGCCGATCGAGGAATGGCTGGAAGCGGACGACAATCGAGCCACGGTGCGTATCTCGGCCGGCACCTGGACGGCCAATTTCTTCGCGGAAAACTTCGCGCGGCTGTGGACGCCTTCCGATCCGTTCCGCATCGCTTTCAAGACCACGGAAGCAAAGCTCGACATTGCTCACCGCGAAGTCGAGATCGGCGTGCGCAACCGCCAGCCCGACAGCCCCAATCTTGCGGCGCGACGCACCGTCGAAGTAGCGCAGGCGCCGTTCCGCGCCCGCAACCGTCCCGGCGCCCAGCGGGACGACTGGGTTGCCATCACCCCGGAAGACCGGGCGACCCGCTCGGCCAACTGGGTCGCAGCGCAACCGGGCATCGACATAGCCGCCTGGGCGAATACACCCCGGACGCTGCATGACCTCATTCGCGCCGGCGTCGGCACAGGAGTGCTTCCGTGCTTTGCCGGCGATCGCGACCCGTTGCTGGAGCGGGCCGGCGGCACGATCGAGGAACTACGCGAAGGCCAGTGGATCGTCATGCATAATGACGATCGTCACCGCCGCGAGGTGCGCACCGTCATCGACCGCATTGTTGCGCTCGTCACTGCACATTCCGCGCTATTTGCGGGGGAGAGGCCGTTTGGCGAGGGGTAG
- the aceA gene encoding isocitrate lyase — protein sequence MTDFYNLVPSAPEGRFDGIERPYTPEAVTRLRGSVQIKHSLAEMGANRLWKLIHEEDFVNALGALSGNQAMQMVRAGLKAIYLSGWQVAADANTASAMYPDQSLYPANAAPELAKRINKTLQRADQIETSEGKGLSVDTWFAPIVADAEAGFGGPLNAFEIMKAFIEAGAAGVHYEDQLASEKKCGHLGGKVLIPTAAHIRNLNAARLAADVMGTPTLVIARTDAEAAKLLTSDIDERDQPFVDYSAGRTVEGFYQVRNGIEPCIARAIAYAPHADLIWCETSKPDLAQARKFAEGVRRHHPDKLLAYNCSPSFNWKKHLDDATIAKFQRELGAMGYKFQFITLAGFHQLNHGMFELARGYRDRQMAAYSELQEAEFASEVNGYTATKHQREVGTGYFDAVSMAITGGQSSTTAMKESTEHDQFKPAAE from the coding sequence ATGACTGACTTTTACAACCTCGTCCCCTCCGCGCCGGAAGGCCGCTTCGACGGCATCGAACGACCCTACACGCCGGAGGCCGTCACGCGGTTGCGCGGCTCGGTCCAGATCAAGCACAGCCTGGCCGAAATGGGCGCCAACCGGTTGTGGAAGCTCATCCACGAGGAGGATTTCGTCAACGCGCTCGGCGCGCTCTCGGGCAACCAGGCCATGCAGATGGTGCGCGCCGGCCTGAAGGCGATCTACCTGTCGGGCTGGCAGGTCGCGGCCGACGCCAACACCGCTTCCGCCATGTATCCCGACCAGTCGCTCTATCCCGCCAACGCCGCGCCCGAACTCGCCAAGCGCATCAACAAGACGCTGCAGCGCGCCGACCAGATCGAGACCTCGGAAGGCAAAGGCCTCTCCGTCGACACCTGGTTCGCGCCGATCGTCGCCGACGCCGAAGCCGGCTTCGGCGGTCCGCTCAACGCCTTCGAGATCATGAAGGCCTTCATCGAGGCCGGCGCCGCAGGCGTCCACTACGAGGACCAGCTGGCGTCGGAAAAGAAGTGCGGCCATCTCGGCGGCAAGGTGCTGATTCCGACGGCGGCGCACATCCGCAACCTCAACGCCGCGCGGCTCGCCGCCGACGTGATGGGCACGCCGACGCTGGTCATCGCCCGCACCGACGCAGAGGCCGCCAAGCTGCTCACCTCCGACATAGACGAGCGCGACCAGCCCTTCGTCGACTACAGCGCCGGCCGCACCGTCGAAGGTTTCTACCAGGTCCGGAACGGCATCGAGCCCTGCATTGCCCGCGCCATCGCCTATGCGCCCCATGCCGACCTGATCTGGTGCGAGACCTCCAAGCCGGATCTGGCGCAGGCCAGGAAATTCGCCGAAGGCGTGCGGCGGCACCATCCGGACAAGCTGCTCGCCTACAATTGCTCGCCTTCCTTCAACTGGAAAAAGCACCTCGACGACGCGACAATCGCCAAGTTCCAGCGCGAGCTCGGCGCCATGGGCTACAAGTTCCAGTTCATCACGCTGGCCGGCTTCCACCAGCTGAACCACGGTATGTTCGAGCTCGCGCGGGGTTATCGCGACCGCCAGATGGCTGCCTATTCGGAGCTGCAGGAGGCGGAATTCGCATCGGAAGTGAACGGCTACACCGCCACCAAGCACCAGCGCGAGGTCGGCACCGGCTATTTCGACGCCGTCTCAATGGCGATCACCGGCGGCCAGTCCTCGACGACGGCGATGAAAGAATCGACCGAGCACGACCAGTTCAAGCCGGCGGCGGAGTAA
- a CDS encoding MFS transporter: MNALQRIEPAETTRIGRNATLLLVSMLTIMAGATIAPSLPAIESHFVGSDNVEILTRLVLTLPALFIVVCAPLAGSLVDRFGRRPLLIAAALLYGLSGMYGLLTDSLPGLLVGRALLGVAVAGVMTTATALVGDYFSGPARDRFMGLQAAFVGIGGLVFLTGGGMLAELHWRAPFAVYGLSLLLIPAVFAFINEPARSHPAAAAIPAQAAQVTLWLAVAAVYLAAVLNSVAFYLIPTQLPFYLNSMGIGSPTLAGLAIGLGNMIGAIASLLYARLRARFGVTGVFGLAFGFMATGYVLLGQANSLVVVLSGAGVVGLGLGMVMPNIAAAAMAAAAPEMRGRVAGGMTASVFAGHFISPFVSQPMIAAFGFADTYIYTGLVVGLIAAGAAAAALLRRRRVAAATAS; the protein is encoded by the coding sequence ATGAACGCGCTTCAGCGGATCGAGCCGGCCGAAACCACACGCATCGGCCGCAACGCGACACTATTGCTGGTCAGCATGCTCACCATCATGGCCGGCGCCACGATCGCGCCATCGCTGCCGGCCATCGAAAGTCATTTTGTCGGTAGCGACAATGTCGAGATCCTCACCCGGCTCGTACTCACGCTGCCGGCGCTCTTCATCGTCGTGTGCGCACCACTTGCCGGCAGTCTTGTGGATCGTTTCGGCCGCCGGCCGCTGCTGATCGCAGCCGCGCTGCTCTACGGGCTGAGCGGCATGTACGGACTGCTGACAGACAGCCTGCCGGGGCTCCTCGTCGGCCGAGCGCTGCTCGGCGTCGCGGTCGCCGGCGTGATGACGACGGCCACCGCCCTTGTCGGCGACTATTTCAGCGGGCCGGCGCGTGATCGCTTCATGGGACTGCAGGCGGCATTCGTCGGCATCGGCGGGCTCGTCTTCCTGACAGGCGGGGGCATGTTGGCCGAACTGCACTGGCGTGCGCCTTTTGCCGTCTATGGCCTGTCGCTGCTTCTGATCCCGGCGGTGTTTGCGTTCATCAACGAGCCGGCGCGCAGCCATCCCGCGGCTGCCGCAATTCCCGCGCAAGCGGCCCAGGTGACCTTATGGCTCGCCGTCGCAGCGGTCTATCTGGCCGCTGTGCTGAACAGCGTCGCCTTCTATTTGATCCCAACGCAGTTGCCCTTCTATCTCAACTCCATGGGCATCGGCTCGCCTACGCTGGCGGGGCTTGCTATCGGCCTTGGCAACATGATCGGGGCGATTGCGTCTCTCCTCTACGCCCGGCTGCGCGCCCGTTTTGGCGTGACCGGCGTGTTCGGCCTCGCCTTCGGCTTCATGGCCACAGGCTATGTGCTGCTAGGACAGGCGAACTCGCTGGTCGTGGTGCTGTCGGGCGCCGGCGTCGTTGGCCTGGGTCTCGGCATGGTAATGCCCAATATCGCGGCGGCAGCCATGGCCGCGGCAGCGCCCGAAATGCGCGGGCGCGTCGCCGGCGGAATGACGGCGAGCGTCTTTGCCGGGCACTTCATATCGCCCTTCGTCAGCCAGCCGATGATCGCCGCCTTCGGCTTCGCCGACACCTACATCTATACGGGACTGGTCGTCGGCCTGATAGCGGCCGGCGCTGCGGCGGCCGCCCTGCTGCGCAGGCGACGAGTTGCCGCCGCGACCGCATCCTGA
- a CDS encoding response regulator yields MTKSGHEPARRRLTNAVPLGVVLAPDFSRVLVVGRSPVNRVVVSKIIEKSGLKPISETPEAAAKMLRSVFPGTVILDGGADNRDCESLMARLASLRSECRHDAPSVILLATKSHCEADPAPLAAVDAVVAKPITTELLQPVIDRLLERARQ; encoded by the coding sequence ATGACCAAATCAGGCCACGAACCGGCACGCCGCCGGCTTACGAACGCAGTCCCCCTGGGCGTAGTGCTGGCGCCGGACTTTTCCCGGGTTCTCGTCGTCGGACGGTCGCCGGTAAACCGGGTCGTCGTCTCGAAGATCATTGAAAAGTCGGGGCTCAAGCCGATTTCCGAAACGCCGGAAGCGGCGGCAAAGATGCTGCGCTCGGTATTCCCCGGCACCGTCATTCTCGACGGCGGCGCCGATAACAGGGATTGCGAGAGCCTGATGGCGCGGCTTGCCTCGTTGCGCAGCGAATGCCGCCACGACGCGCCTTCCGTCATCCTTTTGGCGACGAAATCGCATTGCGAGGCCGATCCGGCGCCGCTCGCCGCTGTCGACGCGGTGGTCGCCAAGCCGATCACCACCGAATTGCTGCAGCCGGTCATCGACCGCCTGCTCGAGCGCGCGCGACAGTAG
- a CDS encoding short-chain fatty acyl-CoA regulator family protein — protein MAEQKIFAGPRIRRIRTARGLTQTAMAEGLGISPSYLNLIERNQRPLTVQLILKLASVYKVDPEELQGEARGSIAALREVFADPLLAGELPGDQELIEVAEAAPNAAAAMIKLFRAYREQAERLSDLSELLAREGRATALLGARLPYDEVREIFERRPNHFQAIEEEAEAFTTLLDPGDDLFGALKAWLKGEYGIVVKVLPVATMPNWRRRYDRHSQRLFISERLSPFDQLREVAMEACLMRMQVAVAGEIQGLKLSSDEARRIARFELGRYAAHALMMPYQAFQAAAVRARYDIDVLKSRFGVSFEQAANRLTMLQRQGASGVPFFMLEVDNAGHRFRKAGSQGFPQNRFGGGCPKLPVHAAFTQPGQIFVEAVEMPDGAEFLCVARTLEGPQGAFSERPRRTALLLGCDVGFKDEIVYGAALPGRPAGVGSKPGAVLSTPVGPACRLCERSGCLSRAEPPVTRPLGLDEMVTGLSAFDFQ, from the coding sequence ATGGCCGAGCAAAAAATCTTCGCCGGGCCGCGCATCCGCCGCATCCGCACGGCCCGCGGCCTGACCCAAACGGCGATGGCCGAGGGGCTGGGCATCTCGCCCTCCTATCTAAACCTGATCGAGCGCAACCAGCGCCCGCTGACGGTGCAACTCATCCTGAAGCTGGCGTCAGTCTACAAGGTGGATCCGGAGGAGTTGCAGGGCGAGGCGCGGGGCTCAATCGCGGCGCTGCGTGAGGTTTTCGCCGATCCGCTTCTCGCCGGCGAATTGCCGGGCGACCAGGAATTGATCGAGGTCGCCGAGGCGGCGCCAAACGCGGCGGCGGCGATGATAAAGCTGTTTCGGGCCTACCGGGAGCAGGCCGAAAGGCTGTCGGACCTCTCCGAGCTTCTGGCGCGGGAGGGCAGGGCGACCGCGCTGCTGGGCGCCAGGCTGCCCTACGACGAGGTGCGCGAGATTTTCGAGCGACGCCCGAACCATTTTCAGGCGATAGAGGAAGAGGCGGAGGCGTTCACTACGCTGCTCGATCCGGGCGACGATTTGTTCGGCGCGCTGAAGGCGTGGCTGAAGGGCGAATACGGCATCGTGGTCAAGGTGCTGCCGGTGGCGACGATGCCGAACTGGCGCCGCCGCTATGACCGCCACTCGCAGCGATTGTTCATCTCCGAGCGATTATCGCCCTTCGACCAGTTGCGCGAAGTGGCGATGGAAGCATGCCTGATGCGCATGCAGGTCGCCGTGGCGGGCGAAATCCAGGGGCTGAAGCTGTCGTCCGACGAGGCGCGGCGCATCGCCCGGTTCGAACTCGGCCGTTATGCGGCGCATGCGCTGATGATGCCCTACCAGGCGTTTCAGGCGGCGGCTGTTCGCGCTCGTTACGACATCGACGTGTTGAAGTCGCGGTTCGGCGTTTCCTTCGAGCAGGCGGCGAACCGGCTGACGATGCTGCAGCGCCAAGGTGCTTCGGGCGTGCCGTTCTTTATGCTCGAGGTCGACAATGCCGGGCACCGCTTCCGCAAGGCGGGTAGCCAGGGTTTTCCGCAAAACCGCTTCGGCGGCGGCTGCCCGAAGCTGCCGGTGCACGCAGCCTTCACCCAACCGGGCCAGATCTTCGTCGAGGCGGTCGAAATGCCGGACGGCGCGGAATTCCTCTGCGTGGCCCGCACGCTCGAAGGTCCCCAGGGCGCGTTTTCGGAGCGCCCGCGCCGCACGGCGCTGCTTCTCGGCTGCGACGTCGGCTTCAAGGACGAGATCGTCTATGGCGCGGCGCTTCCGGGCCGTCCGGCCGGGGTTGGCTCGAAGCCCGGTGCGGTTCTGTCGACGCCGGTCGGGCCGGCCTGCCGCCTCTGCGAGCGCTCCGGCTGCCTCTCGCGCGCCGAGCCGCCGGTGACCCGGCCGCTCGGGCTGGACGAAATGGTGACAGGGTTGAGCGCCTTCGATTTCCAGTAG
- a CDS encoding NAD(P)H-dependent oxidoreductase, with product MPQKIKLGLIYGSAREGRFCDTVANWVASEIRGREQFTLNLIDPRDLTIGRAELARRLGDADAFVVVTPEYNHGYTADLKSLIDAYSKQWQAKPLAFVSYGGISGGLRAVEQLRLVFAELHVVAIRDTVSFTSAWSKFDEKGELIEPREARRAMNVLLSRLQWWAINLRDARANAPYAEVAA from the coding sequence ATGCCTCAGAAAATAAAGCTCGGCCTGATCTATGGAAGCGCCCGCGAAGGCCGCTTTTGCGACACGGTCGCCAACTGGGTCGCGAGCGAGATTCGCGGCCGCGAACAGTTCACCCTAAACCTGATCGACCCGCGCGATCTCACCATTGGCCGCGCCGAACTCGCGCGCCGCCTGGGCGACGCCGACGCCTTTGTGGTCGTCACGCCCGAATACAACCACGGCTACACGGCCGATCTCAAATCGCTGATCGACGCCTACAGCAAGCAATGGCAGGCCAAGCCGCTCGCCTTCGTGTCCTATGGCGGAATCTCGGGCGGCTTGCGCGCCGTCGAGCAGTTGCGCCTGGTATTCGCCGAGCTTCACGTCGTGGCCATCCGCGACACGGTGAGCTTTACCAGCGCCTGGAGCAAGTTCGACGAAAAAGGGGAACTGATCGAGCCGCGGGAGGCCCGCCGGGCGATGAACGTCTTGCTGTCGCGGCTGCAATGGTGGGCTATCAACCTGCGGGATGCCCGCGCAAACGCGCCCTACGCCGAGGTGGCGGCATGA